Proteins encoded in a region of the bacterium genome:
- a CDS encoding transposase has product MAGNERFPSKNRAPRRRRHPARRWVVERTGAWHNRVRKLLIHFEKRMENYRGLLHLAYALIIYRLAVL; this is encoded by the coding sequence ATCGCCGGAAACGAACGGTTTCCCTCTAAGAACCGCGCCCCGCGACGTCGGCGGCATCCAGCGCGTCGCTGGGTGGTCGAACGCACAGGGGCTTGGCACAATCGAGTCCGGAAACTCCTTATCCACTTTGAGAAGCGGATGGAGAATTATCGCGGGTTGCTGCATTTGGCATATGCCCTCATTATCTATCGACTGGCGGTCCTGTGA
- a CDS encoding cupin domain-containing protein, producing MAQQKIDLHVNPADETIRIGPLAVRFLITGENSSGSVAVFELLVPAAQRLAAPAHSHDHYEETIYGIDGVLTWTVDGRPFDVGPGQALCIPRGAIHRFDNTGSQNVRALCVITPAVLGPQYFRESAEVINLAAGGPPDRAKMAEIMRRHGLTPAP from the coding sequence ATGGCACAGCAGAAGATCGACCTGCACGTCAATCCTGCCGACGAAACCATCCGTATCGGGCCGCTCGCGGTGCGCTTCTTGATCACCGGAGAGAACTCGAGTGGAAGTGTCGCAGTGTTTGAGCTCCTTGTCCCGGCCGCGCAGCGCCTGGCGGCTCCGGCGCATAGCCACGACCATTACGAAGAGACGATCTACGGCATCGACGGAGTGTTGACCTGGACCGTTGACGGGAGACCTTTCGACGTCGGGCCGGGGCAGGCACTCTGCATTCCGCGCGGCGCCATTCACCGGTTCGACAACACCGGAAGCCAGAACGTGAGGGCGCTCTGCGTGATCACGCCAGCCGTACTAGGTCCGCAGTATTTCCGCGAGTCTGCCGAGGTGATCAACCTGGCGGCCGGCGGGCCGCCGGACCGAGCGAAGATGGCGGAAATCATGCGCCGCCATGGCCTCACCCCGGCACCGTAA
- a CDS encoding cupin domain-containing protein, whose protein sequence is MMKAVVVAPGEGRFIAVGCTGAGVTVKASEAETGGLCTVWEGRVEPGTVGAGPHYHRGRDEFFYVLKGEVVLRIGDERHTAGAGTFAFVPRATIHGFHNASSDSAILLVMHHPAGFERYLEEMQQLAARHGGEEEQAALAARFDMIPVPASTGRVDGAHTVHERKSATRR, encoded by the coding sequence ATGATGAAGGCTGTTGTGGTGGCTCCCGGCGAGGGACGGTTTATTGCGGTCGGGTGCACTGGCGCGGGCGTGACGGTCAAGGCGTCGGAAGCAGAGACCGGCGGCCTGTGCACCGTCTGGGAAGGACGAGTCGAGCCGGGGACGGTCGGCGCCGGGCCGCATTATCATCGCGGGCGCGACGAGTTCTTCTACGTCCTCAAAGGTGAGGTGGTGCTGCGCATCGGCGACGAGAGACACACGGCTGGAGCAGGCACATTCGCCTTTGTCCCGCGTGCAACGATCCACGGCTTTCACAATGCGAGCAGTGACAGCGCGATCCTCCTGGTTATGCATCATCCCGCCGGCTTCGAGCGCTATCTCGAGGAAATGCAGCAACTGGCTGCTCGGCACGGAGGCGAAGAGGAACAGGCCGCACTTGCTGCTCGCTTCGACATGATCCCGGTGCCGGCGTCTACGGGGCGAGTTGACGGAGCACACACAGTTCACGAACGTAAGAGTGCCACCCGCCGCTAG
- a CDS encoding MarR family winged helix-turn-helix transcriptional regulator, with the protein MRIGALLRVPAQAIQRRLIKELNAAGFEELRVPHMAVLQYPSPDGVRPGVLAERAGMSKQAMNQLLRSLEGLGYIVRSDAPDEGRARIIRLTKRGRAAYSRISGILRDIEREWSVELGPDRFAQLKEVLFRVWESPLTRSQAGTAQGTE; encoded by the coding sequence ATGCGCATCGGCGCATTGTTGCGCGTACCGGCGCAGGCGATCCAGCGCCGTCTCATCAAGGAGTTGAATGCAGCGGGTTTTGAGGAGCTACGCGTGCCGCATATGGCGGTGCTGCAATATCCGAGCCCGGATGGGGTTCGCCCAGGCGTTCTCGCCGAGCGCGCGGGCATGAGCAAGCAGGCCATGAACCAGCTACTCCGGAGCCTTGAAGGCCTGGGCTATATCGTCCGGTCCGACGCACCCGACGAGGGCCGCGCGCGAATTATCCGCTTGACCAAACGCGGTCGCGCTGCGTACTCAAGAATCTCCGGCATACTCCGCGATATCGAGCGCGAATGGAGCGTTGAGCTTGGACCAGACCGTTTCGCCCAGCTCAAAGAGGTGCTATTCCGCGTCTGGGAGAGCCCGTTGACCCGCTCGCAGGCGGGAACGGCACAAGGGACTGAATAA
- a CDS encoding GntR family transcriptional regulator, producing MARLTGTLKIQRSEPVTVQAHRTLRQAILQQRFKPGQRLIETELAEMLGVSRTPVREALSKLEFEGLVDLVPTGGVIVRNSEEEFEEIYGLRQRVEGYAANVAARRIRPEELTAIEKACDRALAALDSTSLEERAALNNAFHQLLTESSHSRRLIRLANSYREYFLSHRTLQFYDRETAVRHHTQHRQIVEALRRRDGDRAERLLAAHFQSALVIIRAALGSGGAGSPAPEGNL from the coding sequence ATGGCCCGACTCACCGGCACCCTGAAGATACAGCGGTCTGAGCCAGTCACGGTCCAAGCGCACCGCACCCTTCGCCAGGCGATTTTGCAACAGCGCTTCAAGCCGGGGCAGCGCCTCATCGAAACGGAGCTGGCAGAGATGCTCGGCGTGAGTCGGACCCCGGTCCGGGAAGCCCTCTCCAAGCTGGAGTTCGAGGGTCTTGTCGACCTCGTCCCCACGGGCGGGGTCATCGTAAGGAATAGCGAAGAAGAGTTTGAGGAAATCTACGGGCTGCGCCAGCGCGTGGAAGGCTATGCCGCCAACGTGGCCGCCCGCAGAATCCGGCCCGAGGAACTCACCGCAATCGAGAAGGCATGCGATCGGGCGCTGGCCGCGTTGGACAGCACCTCCTTGGAGGAGCGCGCCGCGCTCAACAACGCATTCCACCAGCTGCTGACGGAATCGTCTCACAGCCGGCGGCTGATCCGTTTGGCCAACAGTTACCGGGAGTATTTTCTCAGCCACCGCACGCTGCAGTTCTACGACCGAGAGACGGCCGTGCGCCACCACACGCAGCACCGGCAGATCGTCGAGGCCCTCCGCCGGCGTGACGGCGACCGAGCGGAGCGCTTGCTCGCGGCGCACTTCCAGAGCGCGCTCGTGATCATCCGCGCCGCCCTCGGATCCGGAGGAGCGGGTTCTCCCGCCCCCGAGGGGAACCTCTGA